In Candidatus Afararchaeum irisae, a genomic segment contains:
- the fni gene encoding type 2 isopentenyl-diphosphate Delta-isomerase — translation MTPGASERKDDHIRIVNEEDVETSGTGFGEVDLVHEAVPEVDLGDVDTSVEFLGHDLDSPVFIESMTGGHPSATEINRSLAHAAQEAGVAMGVGSQRAGLEDESQRESFEVVRDAAPDAFIYGNIGAPQLHEYGVEDVEEAVGMIDADAMAIHLNFLQEAVQPEGDTQAEGCLSEIEKICDELSVPVIAKETGNGISRSTARRLKDAGVDVVDVAGKGGTTWSGVESHRAAAVGDEMGEKLGNLFRNWGIPTAVSTVAASGVHPCVVASGGVRSGLDVAKAVALGAVGGGLASPFLKPAAEGKQEAVKAVKEVTEGLRTAMFVTGAENIDELRRVETVTTGKTHEYLTQMGFDT, via the coding sequence ATGACACCCGGAGCTTCAGAGAGAAAGGACGACCACATACGTATAGTAAACGAGGAGGACGTCGAGACGTCGGGGACGGGATTCGGAGAGGTCGACCTCGTACATGAGGCAGTTCCCGAAGTCGACCTCGGCGACGTAGACACATCGGTCGAGTTCTTAGGACACGACCTCGACTCGCCCGTCTTCATAGAGAGCATGACGGGAGGGCATCCGAGCGCGACGGAGATAAACAGATCCCTCGCACACGCCGCTCAGGAAGCCGGAGTCGCGATGGGTGTCGGAAGTCAGAGGGCAGGGCTCGAAGATGAGAGTCAGAGAGAGTCGTTCGAGGTCGTGAGGGACGCCGCTCCCGATGCCTTCATCTACGGAAACATAGGCGCGCCCCAGCTTCACGAGTACGGGGTTGAGGACGTCGAGGAGGCGGTCGGTATGATAGACGCCGACGCGATGGCGATACATCTCAACTTCCTACAGGAGGCAGTCCAGCCCGAGGGAGACACACAAGCCGAGGGCTGCCTGAGTGAGATAGAGAAAATCTGTGACGAGCTCAGCGTCCCCGTGATAGCCAAGGAGACGGGCAACGGTATATCCCGGTCGACAGCCAGACGCCTCAAAGACGCGGGAGTCGACGTCGTAGACGTCGCTGGAAAGGGCGGAACGACGTGGTCGGGAGTCGAGTCCCACAGGGCGGCGGCGGTCGGAGACGAGATGGGTGAGAAGCTCGGAAACCTCTTCAGGAACTGGGGAATACCCACCGCAGTAAGTACGGTAGCTGCGAGCGGTGTACATCCGTGTGTAGTCGCGAGCGGCGGCGTGCGTTCGGGACTCGACGTCGCTAAGGCGGTAGCACTCGGTGCGGTCGGCGGAGGACTCGCGAGTCCGTTCCTGAAGCCCGCCGCAGAAGGCAAGCAAGAGGCGGTGAAGGCGGTCAAAGAAGTTACGGAGGGTCTCCGGACTGCTATGTTCGTAACGGGGGCGGAGAATATCGATGAACTTAGGAGAGTAGAAACAGTTACTACTGGTAAGACACACGAATATTTAACTCAGATGGGCTTTGATACTTAA
- a CDS encoding MBL fold metallo-hydrolase has protein sequence MEVEITAVGGYEGVEGQMTAVRVGDDVIVFDMGLDVGKVVMHDNVETETMHSLDLIELGAIPDDRVMSDVEGDVKAIIPTHGHLDHIGAIPKLAHRYEAPIVATPFTAQLVKNQVKGEKKFGFTNEIREMKTGEVFQISPNVSVEFVNTQHSIPQAVTPVVHTPEGAVVYGLDMRMDYTPVIGDPIDKERFKEIGREGNGVLGLIPDCTNIAGDGNGRTPSEKIAREMLRDIMYSMEDYDGGIVATTFASHIARIKSLIEFSQDIGRRPILLGRSMEKYSNVAERLDIADFEDVGMFGHRRSIDRAMKRVMEEGKGDYLPIVTGHQGEPRAMLTRMARDETPYEIEEGDRVLYSARVIPSPINEGQRHQAEKLLKSQGARIYTDVHVSGHMGREEHYDLLDWLDPKHVIPGHQSMAERSKYIDMVEDLGYEMGRDAHMLRNGDQTLLTR, from the coding sequence ATGGAAGTTGAAATAACAGCGGTCGGAGGATACGAGGGAGTTGAGGGTCAGATGACAGCCGTTAGGGTTGGTGACGACGTCATAGTGTTCGACATGGGACTCGACGTCGGCAAGGTCGTGATGCACGACAACGTCGAGACAGAGACGATGCACTCGCTCGATCTCATAGAGCTGGGTGCTATACCCGACGACAGGGTGATGAGCGACGTCGAGGGAGACGTGAAGGCGATAATACCTACACACGGACATCTCGACCACATAGGTGCGATACCCAAGCTCGCTCACAGATACGAGGCACCCATAGTGGCGACTCCGTTCACGGCACAGCTCGTCAAGAACCAGGTCAAGGGAGAGAAGAAGTTCGGATTCACGAACGAGATAAGGGAGATGAAGACGGGAGAGGTCTTCCAGATCTCGCCGAATGTCTCTGTCGAGTTCGTCAACACACAGCACTCGATACCACAGGCTGTGACTCCTGTCGTACACACGCCAGAGGGCGCTGTGGTCTACGGTCTCGACATGAGGATGGACTACACACCCGTCATCGGAGACCCGATAGACAAGGAGCGTTTCAAGGAGATAGGCAGAGAGGGTAACGGTGTCCTCGGATTAATACCTGACTGTACCAACATAGCCGGAGACGGCAACGGAAGGACTCCGAGCGAGAAGATCGCACGTGAGATGCTCCGTGACATAATGTACTCGATGGAGGACTACGACGGAGGCATAGTCGCTACGACCTTCGCGTCACACATAGCGAGGATCAAGAGTCTCATAGAGTTCTCACAGGACATAGGAAGACGTCCTATACTCCTCGGAAGGAGCATGGAGAAGTACTCGAACGTAGCCGAGAGGCTGGACATAGCCGACTTCGAGGACGTCGGAATGTTCGGACACAGGAGAAGCATAGACAGAGCGATGAAACGCGTGATGGAGGAAGGAAAGGGAGACTACCTTCCGATAGTCACGGGACACCAGGGAGAGCCCCGCGCTATGCTGACACGTATGGCGAGAGACGAGACGCCGTACGAGATAGAGGAGGGCGACAGGGTTCTCTACAGTGCACGCGTCATACCCTCGCCGATCAACGAGGGACAGAGACACCAGGCGGAGAAGCTACTCAAGTCACAGGGCGCGCGTATATACACAGACGTCCATGTCTCGGGACATATGGGACGTGAGGAGCATTACGACCTACTCGACTGGCTCGATCCCAAACACGTCATACCCGGACACCAGAGCATGGCAGAGAGGAGTAAGTACATAGACATGGTCGAGGATCTCGGCTACGAGATGGGACGCGACGCCCATATGCTCAGAAACGGAGACCAGACTCTTCTCACGAGGTGA
- a CDS encoding isopentenyl phosphate kinase, translating into MTVLKIGGSVLTHKSEEESLDDEAFEDVVDAVSEADSDIHNLILVHGAGSFGHPQAERGGLKQGTHDARGVHETHSAVSRLNSKLVGSLIEGGVDAVSVHPFSCTRRDENGLSMMTDQIESLLDEGFTPVLHGDCTVEKGRGVSVVSGDALSVEMARVFGGSLGMCTSAGGVLDSDGEVVDRVTDVSEVDVFDDDATDVTGGIRNKVDAILGLESGGYVFGRHELRGFLSGGDVGTLIKRSE; encoded by the coding sequence GTGACTGTTCTAAAGATAGGCGGAAGCGTCCTGACGCACAAGTCGGAGGAAGAGAGCCTCGACGACGAGGCGTTCGAGGATGTCGTCGACGCCGTCTCGGAGGCGGACTCCGACATCCATAATCTCATCCTCGTCCACGGCGCGGGGTCGTTCGGACACCCCCAAGCCGAGAGAGGGGGTCTCAAACAGGGAACACACGACGCGCGCGGTGTACACGAGACCCACTCGGCTGTCTCACGTCTCAACTCAAAGCTGGTCGGGTCTCTTATAGAGGGCGGCGTCGACGCCGTCTCTGTACATCCCTTCTCGTGTACCCGCAGAGACGAAAACGGTCTGAGTATGATGACCGACCAGATAGAGAGCCTCTTGGACGAGGGGTTCACACCCGTCCTACACGGCGACTGTACCGTCGAGAAGGGAAGAGGAGTCTCGGTCGTCTCGGGCGACGCCCTCTCAGTCGAGATGGCGCGTGTCTTCGGCGGCAGTCTCGGAATGTGTACGTCGGCGGGCGGAGTACTCGACTCCGACGGGGAAGTAGTCGACAGAGTCACAGACGTCTCCGAGGTCGATGTCTTCGACGACGACGCCACGGACGTCACGGGCGGCATAAGAAACAAGGTCGATGCGATTCTTGGACTCGAATCCGGAGGCTACGTCTTCGGACGTCACGAACTACGCGGTTTTTTATCCGGTGGGGACGTTGGAACATTAATAAAGAGATCAGAATGA